Below is a window of Myxococcus guangdongensis DNA.
CATGTCGCCTGCTCCCTCAGTTCGAGCGATTCGTGGATGCAGAGGCTGGGGAGGGCTCTGGCGAAACGCTCACGGTCCCAGCCCCGCATCCTGAAGGCAAGGTAGAGCGCATTCCGGATTTGACGCGTCGACCCGTCACGATGCTCGACGATGTTCATCACGAACTCGAAGCCGTCGAACTTCTGGGAGATGAACTGGAACTCGTCCCGAATGCTGCTGCTGTCCAGTTCCGCCTTGAGTCGCCTCCAGGGTGACCTGGGGCGGATGTCCGCGAGCGGCGCCAGAACCCGGTGCCTGTGCTTCTTCGCGAACACGATATCCAGCGCGTAGTCAGTCCTTCCTCGCCAAATCCCGGCAGACTCCTCCAGCCCATGCAGATAGGTGCTGAGGTCTTCGGGAGACAGGAGTGGGAGCTCCTCGTGGACGAGCGTGATTCGCCCCG
It encodes the following:
- a CDS encoding barstar family protein, which translates into the protein MSIYFVKNVEGFQPKGAHVGRVCAGVSGTEELMQALEAALRLPASFRRTWDALSGSLRDLSWLPAGRITLVHEELPLLSPEDLSTYLHGLEESAGIWRGRTDYALDIVFAKKHRHRVLAPLADIRPRSPWRRLKAELDSSSIRDEFQFISQKFDGFEFVMNIVEHRDGSTRQIRNALYLAFRMRGWDRERFARALPSLCIHESLELREQATWSLLVLRSHNRTIPGELIPNDDVSSCVKRLHKAIELGVQENLEALAHKYLAGTF